A genomic region of Micromonospora sp. NBC_01796 contains the following coding sequences:
- a CDS encoding YciI family protein, protein MAQYAILLFADAPADASDLTPEEQEAHQRHGEDVERFGGTMLAAFALQPSTTATSVRGDLVTDGPFLDTKEVIAGVYVIEAPDLDAALEIARRNPATRQGGGVEVRPVANGFVGPPTAGG, encoded by the coding sequence TCCTGCTGTTCGCGGACGCCCCCGCCGACGCCTCGGACCTGACTCCGGAGGAGCAGGAGGCACACCAGCGGCACGGCGAGGACGTGGAGAGGTTCGGCGGCACCATGCTGGCGGCGTTCGCGCTGCAGCCGAGCACCACGGCGACCTCTGTCCGCGGTGACCTCGTGACCGACGGTCCCTTCCTCGACACCAAGGAGGTCATCGCCGGCGTCTACGTGATCGAGGCCCCCGATCTGGACGCCGCCCTGGAGATCGCCCGGCGCAACCCCGCCACCCGGCAGGGTGGCGGGGTCGAGGTGCGCCCGGTCGCGAACGGTTTCGTCGGTCCACCGACCGCCGGTGGCTGA